A stretch of Lathyrus oleraceus cultivar Zhongwan6 chromosome 6, CAAS_Psat_ZW6_1.0, whole genome shotgun sequence DNA encodes these proteins:
- the LOC127094685 gene encoding exocyst complex component EXO70A1: MGIPQAMVALRERASFVKDSLHRSQTITDNMVSILGSFDHRLSALETAMRPTQIKTHSIRSAHDNIDKTLKAAEVILTQFDQTRKAEAKILRGPHEDLESYLEAVDQLRANVRFFSSKKSFKSSDSIINHANSLLAKAILKLEDEFKHLLTNYSKPVEPDRLFDCLPNSLRPSASGQQNGGGGKNHSEKPSIETVTFTLPTLIPPRVIPLLYELAQQMVQAGHQQQLFRIYTDTRAAVLEQSLRKLGVERLSKEDVQKMQWEVLEAKIGNWIHFMRISIKLLIVGEKKICDQIFDGNESVKTQCFAEATGSSVAMLLSFGEAVARSKRSPEKLFVLLDMYEIMRELQPEIEILFDSKVCAEMREAAINLTKRLAQTAQETFGDFEEAVEKDATKTAVQDGTVHPLTSYVINYVKFLYDYQATLKQLFQEFDPGDPEAQLASVTTRIMQALQNNLDGKSKLYKDPGLTQLFLMNNIHYIVRSVRRSEAKDMLGDDWVQIHRRIVQQHANQYKRISWAKILQCLTVQGTNSSGGGDSGISRTAVKDRFKTFNAQFEELHQRQSQWTVPDSELRESLRLAVAEVLLPAYRSFLKRFGPMIENGKNPQKYIRYSPENLEQMLGEFFESKAWSEQKR; encoded by the exons ATGGGAATTCCTCAAGCCATGGTTGCTCTCCGAGAAAGAGCATCGTTCGTGAAAGACTCTCTTCACAGAAGCCAAACCATCACCGATAACATGGTTTCCATTCTCGGTTCCTTCGATCACCGTCTCTCCGCCCTCGAAACTGCAATGCGTCCCACTCAG ATAAAAACGCATTCGATTCGAAGTGCACATGATAATATTGACAAGACTTTAAAAGCTGCAGAGGTGATTTTGACGCAATTTGATCAGACACGCAAG GCGGAGGCTAAAATACTGCGAGGGCCACATGAGGATCTAGAAAGCTATTTGGAAGCAGTTGATCAACTTAGAGCTAATGTTCGTTTCTTCAGCAGCAAAAAGAGTTTCAAAAGCAGTGATAGCATCATCAACCATGCAAACAGCTTGCTTGCTAAAGCTATtttaaagcttgaagatgaatTTAAACATCTTTTGACAAATTACAG CAAGCCTGTGGAACCTGATCGCCTTTTTGACTGCTTACCTAACTCTCTAAGACCATCAGCTTCTGGGCAGCAAAATGGTGGTGGTGGCAAAAACCATTCAGAAAAACCAAGCATAGAAACTGTTACTTTCACTCTCCCAACTCTTATTCCCCCCAGAGTTATACCTCTGCTTTATGAATTAGCACAACAAATGGTTCAAGCAGGCCATCAACAACAGCTCTTTCGAATCTATAC AGACACCCGTGCCGCAGTCCTGGAGCAAAGTCTAAGAAAGTTAGGTGTTGAGAGGCTGAGTAAGGAGGATGTTCAAAAAATGCAATGGGAGGTTTTGGAGGCTAAGATTGGAAACTGGATTCATTTCATGAGGATTTCT ATCAAATTGTTGATTGTGGGGGAGAAAAAAATCTGTGATCAAATATTTGATGGTAATGAGTCTGTAAAAACTCAATGCTTTGCTGAAGCCACTGGCAGCAGTGTCGCTATGCTTCTTAGTTTTGGAGAGGCTGTTGCCAGAAGCAAGAGGTCACCTGAAAAACTATTTGTTCTTCTCGACATGTATGAGATAATGAGAGAACTTCAACCAGAG ATTGAGATACTGTTTGATAGTAAAGTTTGCGCTGAAATGCGGGAAGCTGCAATCAATTTGACAAAGCGGCTTGCTCAGACAGCCCAAGAAACCTTTGGTGACTTTGAGGAGGCAGTTGAAAAAGATGCTACAAAAACTGCTGTGCAAGATGGAACTGTCCACCCTCTAACCAGCTATGTCATCAATTACGTGAAATTTCTCTATGA TTATCAAGCAACTCTGAAGCAACTTTTTCAAGAGTTTGATCCTGGCGATCCAGAAGCTCAGTTAGCATCTGTTACAACAAGGATTATGCAGGCTCTCCAGAATAACTTAGATGGAAAGTCTAAACTATATAAGGACCCAGGACTAACCCAATTATTTCTTATGAACAATATCCATTACATAGTGAGATCTGTGAGAAG GTCAGAGGCAAAGGACATGTTGGGGGATGACTGGGTACAAATACACAGAAGAATTGTGCAGCAACATGCAAATCAATATAAAAGGATCTCTTGGGCAAAG ATCTTGCAGTGCCTCACTGTCCAAGGAACTAATTCATCTGGTGGAGGGGACAGTGGAATTTCAAGAACAGCAGTTAAAGACAGGTTCAAGACATTTAACGCCCAATTTGAGGAGCTTCATCAGAGACAATCTCAGTGGACTGTTCCTGATAGTGAGTTGCGCGAATCACTTAGATTGGCTGTGGCCGAAGTTCTGTTGCCTGCCTATAGATCTTTCCTTAAGCGTTTTGG GCCCATGATTGAGAATGGCAAAAATCCTCAAAAATACATCAGATACTCTCCTGAGAATCTTGAACAAATGCTCGGTGAATTTTTCGAAAGCAAGGCGTGGAGTGAACAGAAGCGATGA